One part of the Pecten maximus chromosome 9, xPecMax1.1, whole genome shotgun sequence genome encodes these proteins:
- the LOC117335151 gene encoding zinc transporter ZIP3-like, producing the protein MISMAKIGTMFLLLGLTFTFGITPLWLLKVMSNKMKNLSRLQYFVGLMNCFAGGVFLGTSILHLIQESMETVAEALPEVEYPLSGVLIGAGFFIVLGLEHIIGLASKGNDSPFLDHGHDHGDKDNVLREKISKTDVEAPKDYRVNGKINTVFASDETKSEEICSEASQTIGETAFSKDETHETSQTDSPAIDSTKNNSETLDISGDGRSKTTKRIRTIILVIALSIHMIFEGMAIGLQDTEVGIWTLTIAISIHKIIVVFSVCMKMKEIIDSNIQIIIYVLYLASVSPIGIAIGIAISNSGSTGSAQDISSGVLQSLAAGTFVYVTFFEILQKELSNGYSLLKVFLTLLGFAAMAGLKVLDKD; encoded by the coding sequence ATGATTTCTATGGCTAAGATAGGAACAATGTTCCTTTTGTTAGGGTTAACATTCACTTTTGGAATAACTCCGCTATGGCTTTTAAAGGTGATGTcgaacaaaatgaaaaatcttTCCAGGCTTCAATATTTCGTTGGTTTGATGAATTGTTTTGCGGGAGGCGTTTTTCTTGGCACTTCCATCCTCCATCTTATTCAGGAATCAATGGAGACGGTTGCTGAAGCTTTACCGGAAGTAGAATATCCGTTATCAGGGGTGCTGATTGGTGCTGGATTTTTTATCGTGTTAGGATTAGAACACATCATAGGACTGGCCAGTAAAGGCAACGATAGTCCTTTTCTTGACCATGGACACGATCACGGTGATAAGGATAATGTCTTGCGTGAAAAGATATCCAAAACAGATGTTGAAGCCCCCAAAGATTACAGAGTCAATGGTAAAATCAATACAGTTTTTGCGTCAGATGAAACAAAAAGTGAAGAAATATGTTCAGAAGCTTCCCAAACAATAGGAGAAACTGCCTTCAGTAAGGATGAAACACATGAAACATCACAGACAGATTCCCCCGCTATTGACAGCACAAAAAACAATTCGGAAACTTTGGACATTTCTGGTGATGGTCGTTCTAAAACTACAAAACGAATCCGAACGATTATTCTTGTAATCGCCCTTTCGATACATATGATATTCGAAGGCATGGCGATAGGTCTTCAGGACACCGAGGTTGGTATATGGACACTCACGATAGCCATTTCTATCCACAAGATCATAGTTGTGTTCAGTGTTTGCATGAAGATGAAAGAAATTATCGACAGTAACATTCAGATCATTATATATGTCCTTTACCTGGCTTCAGTGTCACCGATAGGAATCGCGATTGGCATCGCTATATCCAATTCAGGTTCGACAGGTTCCGCACAGGATATCAGTTCCGGGGTCCTACAAAGTCTGGCCGCTGGAACCTTTGTTTACGTAACATTCTTTGAAATTCTGCAAAAAGAATTATCAAACGGTTACAGTTTGTTGAAAGTTTTTCTAACACTTCTTGGATTCGCGGCGATGGCTGGCCTCAAAGTATTGGACAAAGATTAA
- the LOC117334983 gene encoding zinc transporter ZIP1-like: MVETAKVVAIFVVFGITFFFGVSPIWLLKLLSNKMENISRLQYLVSMTNCFAGGVFLGTAILHLIQESMETVAEALPELEFPLSGVLIGTGFFIVLGIEHAIGLFSKDEDSPFLDHGHDHGLKSHNKEYQTRESRVVPQEGSTFANTTPPLTSATQNGDNQAGISPLGHQTTGETTFSNVDMPHASTPTVSVAIKEGKSTIIDTSGDGRSKTTRRIRVVILVIALSIHMIFEGMAIGLQDTVSNTWTLVAAISIHKAVIVFSVTLKMKEIVEGNLRIILYILYLSLVSPIGIAIGIAVTSTGSGNESAQNTSSGILQSLAAGTFLYVTFFEILQKELSNGYSLLKVFLTLLGFAAMAALKVLDAD, from the coding sequence ATGGTTGAGACAGCCAAAGTCGTGGCTATATTCGTAGTATTTGGGATAACATTTTTCTTTGGTGTTTCACCAATATGGCTTCTAAAGTTGTTATCAAACAAAATGGAGAATATATCCCGGCTCCAGTATTTAGTGAGTATGACGAACTGCTTCGCAGGGGGTGTCTTTCTTGGAACGGCCATCCTTCATCTTATTCAGGAGTCAATGGAGACAGTTGCTGAAGCTTTACCAGAACTAGAATTTCCGTTGTCAGGAGTACTCATCGGTACGGGATTTTTCATCGTTCTAGGAATAGAACACGCAATAGGACTCTTCAGTAAAGATGAGGACAGTCCCTTTTTAGACCATGGACACGACCACGGACTGAAGAGTCACAATAAAGAATATCAGACTCGGGAATCGAGAGTGGTCCCACAAGAAGGGTCTACATTCGCTAATACCACCCCTCCTTTAACATCTGCAACACAGAACGGAGATAACCAGGCTGGTATCAGCCCGTTAGGTCACCAAACTACTGGAGAGACGACATTCTCTAACGTTGACATGCCGCATGCATCAACACCGACAGTGTCTGTTGCAATAAAAGAGGGAAAATCAACAATCATAGATACTTCTGGTGATGGACGCTCTAAAACAACAAGACGGATCCGAGTCGTAATTCTCGTGATCGCTTTGTCTATACACATGATATTCGAGGGAATGGCTATAGGGTTACAGGACACTGTCTCGAATACATGGACATTGGTGGCCGCCATATCGATTCACAAGGCTGTCATTGTGTTTAGTGTTACATTGAAAATGAAGGAGATTGTGGAAGGAAATCTCCGGATTATCCTATATATCCTGTATCTGTCGTTAGTGTCTCCCATAGGGATAGCAATAGGAATTGCAGTAACAAGTACAGGTTCTGGAAATGAATCTGCGCAGAACACAAGTTCTGGGATATTACAGAGCCTGGCAGCCGGAACTTTCCTTTATGTAACATTTTTCGAAATTCTCCAGAAGGAGCTGTCGAATGGATACAGTCTGCTAAAAGTGTTTTTAACCCTTCTGGGGTTCGCGGCTATGGCTGCCCTGAAAGTACTGGATGCTGACTAG
- the LOC117333875 gene encoding LOW QUALITY PROTEIN: zinc transporter ZIP1-like (The sequence of the model RefSeq protein was modified relative to this genomic sequence to represent the inferred CDS: deleted 2 bases in 1 codon): MDTITDLKVTIKNIRQGAGKEDQQEGPSFVNAITPTTATALSEGNQAGIRPVGYRSTWTTASSNVDISQTSEPTVSFQDQGKKSTIIDTSGDGRSKTTRRIRAVILVIALSIHMIFEGMAIGLQNSASNTWTLVAAISVHKAVIVFSVALKMKEIVEGNLQIVLYILYLSLVSPIGIAIGIAVTSTGSGNESMQNTSSGILQSLAAGTFLYVTFFEILQKELSNGYSLLKVFLTFLGFAAMAALKVLDAD; this comes from the exons ATGGACACGATCACGGACCTAAAAGTCACAATCAAGAATATCAGGCAGGGGGCAGGGAAAGAAGACCAACAAGAAGGGCCTTCATTCGTTAATGCCATCACGCCCACAACAGCTACAGCACTGAGCGAAGGAAATCAGGCGGGTATCCGCCCGGTTGGCTATCGCAGCACCTGGACAACCGCATCCTCTAACGTTGACATTTCGCAAACATCAGAGCCGACTGTGTCTTTTCAAGATCAAGGAAAGAAATCGACAATCATAGATACTTCCGGTGATGGACGCTCTAAAACAACAAGACGGATCCGAGCTGTAATTCTCGTGATCGCTTTGTCTATACACATGATATTCGAAGGGATGGCCATAGGATTACAGAAC AGTGCCTCGAATACATGGACATTGGTGGCCGCCATATCGGTACACAAGGCTGTGATTGTGTTTAGTGTCGCACTGAAGATGAAGGAGATTGTGGAAGGAAATCTCCAGATTGTcttatatatcctgtatctgTCGTTAGTGTCTCCCATAGGGATAGCAATAGGAATTGCAGTAACAAGTACAGGTTCTGGGAATGAATCTATGCAGAATACAAGTTCTGGGATATTACAGAGCCTAGCAGCCGGAACTTTCCTTTATGTAACATTTTTCGAAATTCTCCAGAAGGAGCTGTCTAATGGATACAGCTTGCTAAAAGTGTTTTTAACCTTCCTTGGGTTTGCTGCTATGGCTGCCCTGAAAGTACTGGATGCTGACTAG
- the LOC117333876 gene encoding zinc transporter ZIP3-like produces the protein MVDTGKIAAIFVVFGITFFFGVTPIWLLKMLSNKMTNISRLQYFVSLTNCFAGGVFLGTAILHLIQESMETLAEALPEVEFPLSGALIGTGFFIVLGIEHAVGLFSKNEDSPFLDHGHDHGQKSHNQEYQAHDSKMEPLKGSLFVNTNHPLIPKASRLGNQAGIRPSGYQSTGQTLTNVKMSHTPTPVEVKEKKSTIIDTSGDGRSKTTRRIRAVILVIALSIHMIFEGMAIGLQNTVSNTWTLVAAISVHKAVIVFSVGLKMKEIVEGNLRIILYILYLSLVSPIGIAVGLAVTSTGSGNDSVQNKSSGILQSLAAGTFLYVTFFEILQKELSNGYSLLKVFLTFLGFAAMTALKVLDTD, from the coding sequence ATGGTTGACACGGGCAAAATCGCGGCTATATTCGTAGTATTTGGAATAACATTTTTCTTTGGTGTGACTCCAATATGGCTTCTGAAGatgttatcaaacaaaatgACGAATATATCCCGCCTGCAGTACTTCGTGAGTTTGACGAATTGCTTTGCAGGGGGAGTCTTTCTTGGCACGGCCATCCTTCATCTTATTCAGGAGTCAATGGAGACACTTGCTGAAGCTTTACCGGAAGTTGAATTTCCGTTGTCAGGAGCACTCATCGGGACTGGATTTTTCATCGTTCTAGGAATAGAACACGCCGTAGGACTCTTCAGTAAAAATGAGGACAGTCCCTTTTTAGATCATGGACACGACCACGGACAGAAGAGTCACAATCAAGAATATCAAGCACATGACTCGAAAATGGAACCACTAAAAGGGTCTTTATTCGTTAATACCAACCATCCTTTAATACCAAAAGCATCGAGATTAGGTAACCAGGCGGGTATCCGTCCGTCAGGTTACCAAAGCACTGGACAGACACTAACTAATGTTAAAATGTCGCATACACCGACGCCTGTTGAAGTTAAAGAGAAGAAATCAACAATTATAGATACTTCCGGTGATGGACGCTCTAAAACAACAAGACGGATCCGAGCCGTAATTCTCGTAATCGCGTTGTCCATACACATGATATTCGAAGGGATGGCGATAGGGTTACAGAACACTGTATCGAATACCTGGACATTGGTGGCCGCCATATCGGTACACAAGGCTGTCATTGTGTTTAGTGTTGGACTGAAGATGAAGGAGATTGTGGAAGGAAATCTCCGGATTATCCTATATATCCTGTATCTGTCGTTAGTGTCTCCCATAGGGATAGCAGTAGGACTTGCAGTAACAAGTACAGGTTCTGGAAACGATTCTGTGCAGAACAAAAGTTCTGGGATATTACAGAGCCTGGCAGCCGGAACTTTTCTGTATGtaacattttttgaaattcttcaAAAGGAACTGTCCAATGGATACAGTTTGCTAAAAGTGTTTTTAACCTTCCTTGGGTTCGCTGCTATGACCGCCCTGAAGGTACTAGATACTGACTAG
- the LOC117333877 gene encoding zinc transporter ZIP1-like — MVDTDKIVAIFVVFGISFFFGVIPIWLLKFLSNKMENISRLHYFVSLTNCFAGGVFLGTAILHLIQESMETVTEALPEVKFPLSGALIGTGFFIVLGIEHAIGLFSKDEDNHLLDHGHHNELKSYDHEYQAHDLEVVSLKGSSFVNANPSLIPTTQSVNNQSGIRPSGYQNTGQTALCNAEMSQKPTPVEVKEKKSTIIDTSGDGRSKTTRRIRAVILVIALSIHMIFEGMAIGLQDTASNTWTLVAAISIHKAVIVFSVGLKMKEIVEGNLRIVLYIMFLSLVSPVGIALGLAVTSTGSGNESVQNKSSGILQSLAAGTFLYVTFFEILQKELSNGYSLLKVFLTFIGFAAMAALKVLDTD; from the coding sequence ATGGTCGACACAGACAAAATCGTAGCTATATTCGTAGTATTTGGGATTTCATTTTTCTTTGGTGTGATCCCAATATGGCTCCTGAAGtttttatcaaacaaaatgGAGAATATATCCCGCCTGCATTACTTCGTGAGTTTGACGAACTGTTTCGCTGGGGGCGTATTTCTTGGAACGGCCATTCTTCATCTTATACAGGAGTCAATGGAGACGGTTACTGAAGCTTTACCGGAAGTCAAATTTCCGTTGTCAGGAGCACTCATCGGTACTGGATTTTTCATCGTACTAGGAATAGAACATGCCATAGGACTCTTCAGTAAAGATGAGGACAATCACCTTTTAGACCATGGACACCATAACGAACTGAAGAGTTACGATCACGAATATCAAGCACATGACTTGGAAGTGGTATCACTAAAAGGGTCTTCATTCGTTAATGCAAACCCTTCTTTAATACCTACAACACAGAGCGTCAACAACCAGTCGGGTATCCGTCCGTCAGGGTACCAGAACACAGGGCAGACAGCATTGTGTAATGCTGAAATGTCGCAGAAACCGACGCCTGTTGAAGTTAAAGAGAAGAAATCAACAATCATTGATACTTCCGGTGATGGACGCTCTAAAACAACAAGACGGATCCGAGCTGTAATTCTCGTAATCGCTTTGTCTATACACATGATATTCGAAGGTATGGCGATAGGGTTACAGGACACTGCCTCGAATACCTGGACATTGGTGGCCGCCATATCGATTCACAAGGCTGTCATTGTGTTTAGTGTTGGATTGAAGATGAAGGAGATTGTGGAAGGAAATCTCCGGATTGTCCTATATATTATGTTTCTGTCGTTAGTGTCGCCCGTAGGGATAGCATTAGGACTTGCAGTTACAAGTACAGGTTCTGGAAACGAATCTGTGCAGAACAAAAGTTCTGGGATATTACAGAGCCTGGCAGCAGGAACTTTCCTTTATGTAACATTTTTCGAAATTCTTCAAAAAGAACTGTCCAATGGATACAGTTTGCTAAAAGTGTTTTTAACATTCATTGGGTTTGCTGCTATGGCCGCCCTGAAGGTACTTGATACTGActag
- the LOC117333879 gene encoding zinc transporter ZIP1-like, with amino-acid sequence MVDTDKIVAIFVVFGISFFFGVIPIWLLKFLSNKMENISRLHYFVSLTNCFAGGVFLGTAILHLIQESMETVTEALPEVKFPLSGALIGTGFFIVLGIEHAIGLFSKDEDNHLLDHGHHNELKSYDHEYQAHDLEVVSLKGSSFVNANPSLIPTTQSVNNQSGIRPSGYQNTGQTALCNVEMSQKPTPVEVKEKKSTIIDTSGDGRSKTTRRIRAVILVIALSIHMIFEGMAIGLQSTASNTWTLVAAISIHKAVIVFSVGLKMKEIVEGNLRIVLYIMFLSLVSPVGIALGLAVTSTGSGNESVQNKSSGILQSLAAGTFLYVTFFEILQKELSNGYSLLKVFLTFIGFAAMAALKVLDTD; translated from the coding sequence ATGGTCGACACAGACAAAATCGTAGCTATATTCGTAGTATTTGGGATTTCATTTTTCTTTGGTGTGATCCCAATATGGCTCCTGAAGtttttatcaaacaaaatgGAGAATATATCCCGCCTGCATTACTTCGTGAGTTTGACGAACTGTTTCGCTGGGGGCGTATTTCTTGGAACGGCCATCCTTCATCTTATACAGGAGTCAATGGAGACGGTTACTGAAGCTTTACCGGAAGTCAAATTTCCGTTGTCAGGAGCACTCATCGGTACTGGATTTTTCATCGTACTAGGAATAGAACACGCCATAGGACTCTTCAGTAAAGATGAGGACAATCACCTTTTAGACCATGGACACCATAACGAACTGAAGAGTTACGATCACGAATATCAAGCACATGACTTGGAAGTGGTATCACTAAAAGGGTCTTCATTCGTTAATGCAAACCCTTCTTTAATACCTACAACACAGAGCGTCAACAACCAGTCGGGTATCCGTCCGTCAGGGTACCAGAACACAGGGCAGACAGCATTGTGTAATGTTGAAATGTCGCAGAAACCGACGCCTGTTGAAGTTAAAGAGAAGAAATCAACAATCATTGATACTTCCGGTGATGGACGGTCTAAAACAACAAGACGGATCCGAGCTGTAATTCTCGTAATCGCTTTGTCTATACACATGATATTCGAAGGGATGGCGATAGGGTTACAGAGCACTGCCTCGAATACCTGGACATTGGTGGCCGCCATATCGATTCACAAGGCTGTCATTGTGTTTAGTGTTGGACTGAAGATGAAGGAGATTGTGGAAGGAAATCTCCGGATTGTCctatatattatgtttttgtcGTTAGTGTCTCCCGTAGGGATAGCATTAGGACTTGCAGTTACAAGTACAGGTTCTGGAAATGAATCTGTGCAGAACAAAAGTTCTGGGATATTGCAGAGCCTGGCAGCAGGAACTTTCCTTTATGTAACATTTTTCGAAATTCTTCAAAAAGAACTGTCCAATGGATACAGTTTGCTAAAAGTGTTTTTAACATTCATTGGGTTTGCTGCTATGGCCGCCCTGAAGGTACTTGATACTGACTAA